Proteins from a single region of Ananas comosus cultivar F153 linkage group 3, ASM154086v1, whole genome shotgun sequence:
- the LOC109707909 gene encoding arginase 1, mitochondrial has product MSQGTKWIHHVKKLSVANVSAALVEKGQSRVIDASLTLIRERAKLKGELLRALGSVKASASLLGVPLGHNSSFLQGPAFAPPRIREAIWCGSTNSSTEEGKELNDPRVLTDVGDVPVQEIRDCGIDDDRLMNVISDSVKIVMEEEPLRPLVLGGDHSISFPVVRAVSEKLGGPLDILHLDAHPDIYHAYEGNLYSHASSFARIMEGGYARRLLQVGIRSITKEGREQGKRFGVEQYEMRTFSRDRHMLENLKLGEGVKGVYISVDVDCLDPAFAPGVSHIEPGGLSFRDVLNILHNLQADVVAADVVEFNPQRDTVDGMTAMVAAKLVRELTAKISK; this is encoded by the exons ATGAGCCAGGGGACGAAGTGGATCCACCACGTGAAGAAGCTGAGCGTGGCGAACGTGTCGGCGGCGCTGGTGGAGAAGGGGCAGAGCCGCGTCATCGACGCCTCCCTCACCCTCATCCGCGAGCGCGCCAAGCTCAAG GGAGAGCTGCTTCGGGCTTTGGGAAGTGTTAAAGCTTCTGCATCGCTTCTGGGTGTTCCTTTGGGCCACAATTCATCTTTCCTGCAAGGTCCTGCTTTTGCTCCTCCTCGCATAAGGGAGGCCATCTGGTGTGGTAGCACCAACTCCAGCACCGAAGAAG GCAAAGAATTGAATGATCCTCGTGTGCTAACTGATGTTGGTGATGTTCCTGTTCAAGAGATTCGTGACTGTGGAATAGATGATGACAGATTAATGAACGTTATCAGTGATTCTGTCAAAATAGTGATGGAAGAA GAGCCCCTTCGTCCATTGGTTTTAGGTGGTGACCACTCAATATCTTTTCCAGTTGTTAGAGCTGTATCAGAAAAGCTTGGGGGGCCGTTAGACATTCTTCATCTCGATGCTCATCCAGATATCTATCATGCTTATGAAGGAAATTTATACTCACATGCCTCTTCTTTTGCCCGAATTATGGAGGGGGGTTATGCTAGACGGCTTCTTCAA GTAGGCATCAGATCAATCACTAAAGAAGGGCGCGAACAAGGAAAGAGGTTTGGTGTGGAACAGTACGAAATGCGTACTTTTTCAAGAGACCGCCATATGCTGGAAAATCTG AAACTTGGGGAAGGAGTGAAGGGAGTTTACATTTCTGTTGATGTCGACTGTCTCGATCCTGCATTTGCTCCTGGTGTATCCCACATCGAGCCTGGAGGCCTCTCGTTCCGCGATGTCCTCAACATTCTCCACAATCTTCAAGCTGATGTTGTCGCAGCCGATGTGGTGGAGTTCAACCCGCAGCGTGACACTGTAGATGGAATGACCGCGATGGTTGCTGCAAAGCTTGTTAGGGAACTTACTGCTAAAATATCCAAATGA
- the LOC109707295 gene encoding uncharacterized protein LOC109707295 isoform X2, which yields MRRHARSEKRRRIVPDLGGGAAAEDPAAEIGSRVFPLRAPPPTASPVAMPTVGTRRSTKIFVPKSKNASSLPSSAVDAEEEAAAARVLRSGKRLALSKPVEKPTQGRDEWLRLLGGGSGGSDHRWSRDGERKGILGVSHGSRETDRKGLAPHTAGTFRHEASPADPLRAGAGAGAGAGSFPIVYARRKRPRPSDTGSASSPSSTGDVNLNKDKKYGIVFTRKQRRKRPNGGPTLAEEAELSIPCRSRNLAASVGIPECDVVTHLDGPILLAALVESKSSSLGRFSRLLVSILRCMRISRVRIRELCTLLLGGSVAGVFSLHGVHFLPVRCGKNNDVMWGVTAASCGLCNIYGARKFTPMLWVNFSALPSYFISLHVALLLGALYLPAVLRRYLMGSPANMSLDVEIEENDSDVHVETGSAGANLPVSLIPTLEKDKRLSIKEVLTQSTEDGDTAHGLRLQKHQKKRSSLRHSRSRHLPLRKNTVVSPSEAKRSSLLEPINVKALDSSLSDLLSNIDENGSLTPIGSHGKQKRSAVNSPIERMKEKLALAEVKQNIDSVHCKANILAVHSDMCSREEGAEIMLEVSDNNEWFLAVKVQDDTRIFYKPNDLRPCVVNRFTHAYMWTVEDGWKLEFLEKWDWLLFKELHTECRVRNSQDSSGKVIPIPGVQSISDQINGHVVPFVRPDEYIKVINDEVGRALAQESPFYDMDSGDERWLDELNSNRSDAMDGSFDAISREDFERIISIFEKDAYNNPDEDPDFERLAGRCADVLGREILLALYDYWIKKRSAKGVALLRVFQGQPVRRAQLKSFFRKKRSFKRQRSQAGRGKSETLLPGRGKPETFLEEAEKEEALQRIQEADSAANKAVETAIQLRQRAQTLMANANLAVYKSIMALHIAESLQLSQSPDLSSCLLESEGDV from the exons ATGAGAAGGCATGCGAGATCTGAGAAGCGGCGGAGGATCGTGCCGGATctcggcggcggagcggcggcggaggacccGGCGGCGGAGATTGGGTCCAGGGTTTTCCCCCTGCGGGCGCCGCCGCCCACGGCCTCGCCGGTGGCTATGCCTACGGTGGGGACTCGGCGGTCGACCAAGATCTTCGTCCCCAAGTCCAAGAACGCCTCCTCCCTCCCCTCCAGCGCTGTAGACGCCGAAGAGGAGGCCGCGGCCGCGAGGGTGCTTCGCTCCGGGAAGCGCCTCGCCTTGTCGAAGCCCGTCGAGAAGCCGACGCAGGGCCGGGACGAGTGGCTGCGTCTTctcggcggcggcagcggcggcagcgaTCACCGATGGTCCAGGGACGGCGAGAGGAAGGGGATTCTCGGCGTTTCCCATGGCTCACGGGAGACTGATCGGAAAGGGCTCGCACCGCACACGGCCGGTACCTTCCGCCACGAGGCTTCCCCTGCAGATCCTTTgagggcgggggcgggggcgggggcgggggcggggtcGTTTCCGATCGTTTACGCGCGGCGGAAGCGGCCGAGACCGTCTGATACCGGCTCGGCTTCTTCACCTTCGTCGACAGGGGATGTGAATTTAAACAAGGATAAGAAGTATGGGATTGTATTTACGAGGAAGCAGCGCAGGAAGAGGCCGAACGGGGGCCCGACCTTGGCTGAAGAAGCAGAGCTCAGTATACCATGTCGTTCTAGAAATTTGGCTGCGAGTGTTGGGATTCCGGAGTGCGACGTCGTGACACATTTGGACGGTCCAATTCTACTCGCCGCGCTAGTAGAGTCCAAATCTAGTAGTTTGGGACGGTTCTCGCGTCTTCTTGTATCAATTTTGCGATGTATGAGGATATCTAGGGTGAGGATTCGGGAATTATGTACATTATTGTTGGGGGGTTCCGTGGCCGGCGTTTTTTCTCTCCATGGGGTTCATTTCTTACCAGTTAGGTGCGGGAAGAACAAC GATGTAATGTGGGGAGTTACTGCCGCTTCTTGTGGGTTGTGCAACATTTACGGTGCACGGAAGTTCACTCCTATGTTGTGGGTTAATTTCTCCGCTCTTCCGTCCTACTTTATAAGCTTGCATGTTGCTCTACTTCTTGGGGCGCTATATCTACCTGCTGTTCTTAGGAGGTACTTAATGGGTTCGCCCGCAAACATGTCTCTGGACGTTGAGATCGAAGAAAATGACTCTGATGTTCATGTCGAGACAGGTTCTGCGGGGGCTAATCTTCCAGTTTCTCTGATTCCTACTCTGGAAAAAGACAAACGGTTATCCATCAAGGAAGTTCTCACACAGTCAACAGAAGATGGAGACACCGCACATGGCTTAAGGCTTCAGAAACATCAAAAGAAGAGAAGTTCTTTAAGACATTCACGAAGTCGTCATCTCCCCTTGAGGAAGAACACTGTTGTGAGCCCTTCAGAAGCTAAAAGATCTTCTTTGCTAGAGCCTATTAATGTGAAAGCACTCGATTCTTCACTTAGTGATCTCTTGAGCAATATAGATGAGAATGGCAGTTTGACGCCAATCGGGTCTCATGGGAAACAGAAGAGATCTGCTGTAAATAGTCCTATAGAGCGAATGAAGGAGAAATTAGCTTTGGCGGAGGTGAAGCAGAACATCGATTCGGTCCATTGCAAGGCGAACATTTTGGCTGTTCATTCAGACATGTGTTCTAGAGAAGAAGGGGCGGAGATCATGTTAGAAGTATCGGATAATAATGAGTGGTTTCTAGCTGTGAAGGTGCAAGATGATACAAGGATCTTCTACAAGCCAAACGATTTGAGGCCCTGTGTTGTCAATCGTTTCACTCATGCCTATATGTGGACAGTGGAGGACGGGTGGAAGCTTGAGTTTTTGGAAAAGTGGGATTGGCTTTTGTTTAAAGAGCTACATACAGAATGTCGGGTTCGCAACTCTCAGGATAGTTCTGGAAAAGTAATTCCAATACCAGGCGTTCAATCGATCTCTGATCAAATAAATGGCCATGTTGTCCCTTTTGTGCGCCCAGATGAATACATTAAAGTGATCAATGATGAGGTTGGGCGGGCCCTAGCTCAGGAAAGTCCTTTCTATGATATGGACTCAGGAGACGAGAGATGGCTGGACGAACTGAATTCCAACCGTTCTGATGCTATGGATGGCAGCTTTGATGCTATTTCAAGAGAGGACTTTGAGAGGATTATATCTATCTTTGAAAAGGATGCTTATAATAATCCTGATGAGGATCCTGATTTTGAAAGGTTGGCGGGACGCTGTGCGGATGTACTGGGCAGGGAGATTCTACTTGCTCTGTATGACTATTGGATAAAGAAGAGGAGCGCAAAAGGCGTAGCTTTGCTCAGGGTTTTTCAG GGTCAGCCGGTGAGAAGAGCACAGTTAAAatcattttttagaaaaaagagatcTTTTAAGAGACAACGAAGCCAAGCTGGAAGAGGGAAATCTGAGACACTTTTACCAGGTCGAGGGAAGCCCGAGACATTTCTAGAGG AGGCGGAGAAAGAGGAGGCTTTGCAGAGGATCCAAGAAGCCGACAGTGCAGCGAACAAAGCGGTGGAGACGGCCATTCAACTCCGCCAGAGAGCTCAAACCCTAATGGCGAACGCCAACCTGGCGGTGTACAAATCCATCATGGCCCTTCATATTGCGGAGTCGCTCCAGCTGTCGCAGTCTCCTGATCTTTCATCTTGCCTTCTCGAATCTGAAGGCGATGTTTAG
- the LOC109708060 gene encoding FAM10 family protein At4g22670, with amino-acid sequence MDAVKVKELRHFVELCKKNPAILSDPSISFFREYLESMGAKLPPAAYNSGEIPRAHDSKSHVADEMDDDLDDDDAADVKDATPVHDELDDEIIESDIELEGETVEPDNDPPQKMGDPSVEVTEENREASQEAKAKAMEAISEGNFDEAIDHLTQAILLNSTSAIMYATRASVYIKMKKPNAAIRDANAALEINPDSAKGYKSRGIAFAMLGKWEEAAKDLHLASTLDYDDEIGSFLKKVEPNAHKIEEHRRKYDRLRKEREEKKLERERQRRKAEAQAAYEKAKRKEQQSSSRPSGGMPGGFPGGKPGGFPGAMPGAAPGNIDMSKILNDPELMAAFSDPEIMAALQDVMNNPASFAKHQENPKVAPVIAKMMGKFGVPK; translated from the exons ATGGACGCGGTGAAGGTGAAGGAGCTTCGGCACTTTGTGGAGCTGTGCAAGAAGAACCCCGCCATCCTCAGCGACCCCTCCATCTCCTTCTTCCGGGAATACCTCGAGAG CATGGGTGCGAAGCTCCCTCCCGCCGCGTACAATTCCGGGGAGATCCCCAGGGCGCATGATTCG AAAAGTCATGTGGCGGATGAAATGGACGATGatcttgatgatgatgatgcggCTGATGTGAAGGATGCCACTCCAGTTCATGATGAGCTTGATGATGAAATTATTGAATCAGATATTGAGCTTGAAGGAGAAACTGTAGAACCTGACAATGATCCTCCACAAAAG ATGGGTGATCCGTCTGTTGAGGTGACTGAAGAGAATCGTGAGGCATCTCAAGAGGCGAAGGCGAAAGCCATGGAAGCAATTTCAGAAG GAAACTTTGATGAGGCCATCGACCATCTTACCCAGGCTATATTACTAAATTCGACATCAGCCATTATGTATGCCACAAGAG CATCTGTTTACATTAAGATGAAGAAACCAAATGCTGCCATTCGTGATGCAAATGCAGCTTTAGAG ATTAACCCTGACTCAGCGAAAGGCTACAAGTCTCGAGGAATTGCTTTTGCTATGCTTGGGAAATGGGAGGAAGCTGCCAAGGATTTGCATTTAGCATCAACTTTGGATTATGATGATGAGATAGGTTCTTTTCTCAAAAAg GTAGAACCGAATGCACACAAAATTGAAGAACACCGCAGGAAGTATGATCGGCTGAGgaaggaaagagaagagaagaaattaGAGCGTGAGAGGCAGCGTCGCAAAGCTGAGGCTCAG GCTGCTTATGAGAAGGCCAAAAGGAAAGAGCAGCAGTCATCAAGTCGGCCATCTGGCGGTATGCCAGGTGGATTCCCAGGAGGAAAGCCAGGTGGATTCCCGGGTGCTATGCCTGGTGCAGCTCCTGGGAACATAGATATGagcaaaattttgaat GATCCTGAATTAATGGCAGCGTTTAGTGATCCAGAGATCATGGCTGCTCTGCAAGATG TGATGAATAACCCCGCGAGCTTTGCTAAACACCAAGAAAATCCGAAGGTCGCTCCTGTTATAGCAAAGATGATGGGAAAATTCGGCGTGCCCAAGTGA
- the LOC109707142 gene encoding uncharacterized protein LOC109707142: MASLSFSSIALHSIPQKLPRTKISCVGWDPEGILGPPRGGHIARLEIRRRLERDADAREEIQRRAREERLRRRESREARVVPETEEGLVEYLLDTEAREIEIEIARLRLRLNKEFFDHLQREVGQLRFALNRTKEMDERLIELEAMQKVLLEGTEAYDKMQEDLVSAKERLMKILQSKDRKATLLEMVERNELNRSVLALLDENIANALNNDQEEAAAFMENVRSTIVKYITV; encoded by the exons ATGGCTTCTCTGAGCTTCTCGTCCATCGCTCTCCACTCCATTCCCCAAAAGCTACCGCGAACGAAGATCTCATGCGTAGGATGG GACCCGGAGGGCATCCTGGGGCCGCCGCGCGGGGGCCACATCGCGCGCCTCGAGATCAGGCGGCGCCTCGAGAGGGACGCCGACGCGCGCGAGGAGATCCAGCGCCGCGCACGCGAGGAGCGGCTGCGCCGGCGCGAGAGCCGGGAG GCGCGCGTGGTGCCGGAGACGGAGGAGGGGCTGGTGGAGTACTTGTTGGACACGGAGGCTCGCGAGATAGAGATCGAGATTGCCCGGTTGCGGCTGAG ATTAAATAAAGAGTTCTTCGATCACCTGCAGCGTGAAGTTGGGCAGCTACGTTTTGCATTGAACAGAACTAAG gaGATGGATGAAAGATTAATTGAGCTTGAAGCTATGCAGAAGGTTCTGCTGGAGGGAACAG AGGCATATGACAAGATGCAAGAAGACCTTGTGTCGGCTAAAGAAAGGCTCATGAAGATATTGCAATCTAAAGATCGAAAGGCAACA TTGCTAGAGATGGTCGAGCGAAACGAGCTGAACCGATCGGTATTGGCCCTTCTGGACGAAAATATAGCAAATGCGCTGAATAACGATCAG GAAGAAGCTGCAGCTTTCATGGAGAACGTGCGGTCGACTATTGTGAAATACATCACCGTATAG
- the LOC109707295 gene encoding uncharacterized protein LOC109707295 isoform X1 translates to MRRHARSEKRRRIVPDLGGGAAAEDPAAEIGSRVFPLRAPPPTASPVAMPTVGTRRSTKIFVPKSKNASSLPSSAVDAEEEAAAARVLRSGKRLALSKPVEKPTQGRDEWLRLLGGGSGGSDHRWSRDGERKGILGVSHGSRETDRKGLAPHTAGTFRHEASPADPLRAGAGAGAGAGSFPIVYARRKRPRPSDTGSASSPSSTGDVNLNKDKKYGIVFTRKQRRKRPNGGPTLAEEAELSIPCRSRNLAASVGIPECDVVTHLDGPILLAALVESKSSSLGRFSRLLVSILRCMRISRVRIRELCTLLLGGSVAGVFSLHGVHFLPVRCGKNNDVMWGVTAASCGLCNIYGARKFTPMLWVNFSALPSYFISLHVALLLGALYLPAVLRRYLMGSPANMSLDVEIEENDSDVHVETGSAGANLPVSLIPTLEKDKRLSIKEVLTQSTEDGDTAHGLRLQKHQKKRSSLRHSRSRHLPLRKNTVVSPSEAKRSSLLEPINVKALDSSLSDLLSNIDENGSLTPIGSHGKQKRSAVNSPIERMKEKLALAEVKQNIDSVHCKANILAVHSDMCSREEGAEIMLEVSDNNEWFLAVKVQDDTRIFYKPNDLRPCVVNRFTHAYMWTVEDGWKLEFLEKWDWLLFKELHTECRVRNSQDSSGKVIPIPGVQSISDQINGHVVPFVRPDEYIKVINDEVGRALAQESPFYDMDSGDERWLDELNSNRSDAMDGSFDAISREDFERIISIFEKDAYNNPDEDPDFERLAGRCADVLGREILLALYDYWIKKRSAKGVALLRVFQQGQPVRRAQLKSFFRKKRSFKRQRSQAGRGKSETLLPGRGKPETFLEEAEKEEALQRIQEADSAANKAVETAIQLRQRAQTLMANANLAVYKSIMALHIAESLQLSQSPDLSSCLLESEGDV, encoded by the exons ATGAGAAGGCATGCGAGATCTGAGAAGCGGCGGAGGATCGTGCCGGATctcggcggcggagcggcggcggaggacccGGCGGCGGAGATTGGGTCCAGGGTTTTCCCCCTGCGGGCGCCGCCGCCCACGGCCTCGCCGGTGGCTATGCCTACGGTGGGGACTCGGCGGTCGACCAAGATCTTCGTCCCCAAGTCCAAGAACGCCTCCTCCCTCCCCTCCAGCGCTGTAGACGCCGAAGAGGAGGCCGCGGCCGCGAGGGTGCTTCGCTCCGGGAAGCGCCTCGCCTTGTCGAAGCCCGTCGAGAAGCCGACGCAGGGCCGGGACGAGTGGCTGCGTCTTctcggcggcggcagcggcggcagcgaTCACCGATGGTCCAGGGACGGCGAGAGGAAGGGGATTCTCGGCGTTTCCCATGGCTCACGGGAGACTGATCGGAAAGGGCTCGCACCGCACACGGCCGGTACCTTCCGCCACGAGGCTTCCCCTGCAGATCCTTTgagggcgggggcgggggcgggggcgggggcggggtcGTTTCCGATCGTTTACGCGCGGCGGAAGCGGCCGAGACCGTCTGATACCGGCTCGGCTTCTTCACCTTCGTCGACAGGGGATGTGAATTTAAACAAGGATAAGAAGTATGGGATTGTATTTACGAGGAAGCAGCGCAGGAAGAGGCCGAACGGGGGCCCGACCTTGGCTGAAGAAGCAGAGCTCAGTATACCATGTCGTTCTAGAAATTTGGCTGCGAGTGTTGGGATTCCGGAGTGCGACGTCGTGACACATTTGGACGGTCCAATTCTACTCGCCGCGCTAGTAGAGTCCAAATCTAGTAGTTTGGGACGGTTCTCGCGTCTTCTTGTATCAATTTTGCGATGTATGAGGATATCTAGGGTGAGGATTCGGGAATTATGTACATTATTGTTGGGGGGTTCCGTGGCCGGCGTTTTTTCTCTCCATGGGGTTCATTTCTTACCAGTTAGGTGCGGGAAGAACAAC GATGTAATGTGGGGAGTTACTGCCGCTTCTTGTGGGTTGTGCAACATTTACGGTGCACGGAAGTTCACTCCTATGTTGTGGGTTAATTTCTCCGCTCTTCCGTCCTACTTTATAAGCTTGCATGTTGCTCTACTTCTTGGGGCGCTATATCTACCTGCTGTTCTTAGGAGGTACTTAATGGGTTCGCCCGCAAACATGTCTCTGGACGTTGAGATCGAAGAAAATGACTCTGATGTTCATGTCGAGACAGGTTCTGCGGGGGCTAATCTTCCAGTTTCTCTGATTCCTACTCTGGAAAAAGACAAACGGTTATCCATCAAGGAAGTTCTCACACAGTCAACAGAAGATGGAGACACCGCACATGGCTTAAGGCTTCAGAAACATCAAAAGAAGAGAAGTTCTTTAAGACATTCACGAAGTCGTCATCTCCCCTTGAGGAAGAACACTGTTGTGAGCCCTTCAGAAGCTAAAAGATCTTCTTTGCTAGAGCCTATTAATGTGAAAGCACTCGATTCTTCACTTAGTGATCTCTTGAGCAATATAGATGAGAATGGCAGTTTGACGCCAATCGGGTCTCATGGGAAACAGAAGAGATCTGCTGTAAATAGTCCTATAGAGCGAATGAAGGAGAAATTAGCTTTGGCGGAGGTGAAGCAGAACATCGATTCGGTCCATTGCAAGGCGAACATTTTGGCTGTTCATTCAGACATGTGTTCTAGAGAAGAAGGGGCGGAGATCATGTTAGAAGTATCGGATAATAATGAGTGGTTTCTAGCTGTGAAGGTGCAAGATGATACAAGGATCTTCTACAAGCCAAACGATTTGAGGCCCTGTGTTGTCAATCGTTTCACTCATGCCTATATGTGGACAGTGGAGGACGGGTGGAAGCTTGAGTTTTTGGAAAAGTGGGATTGGCTTTTGTTTAAAGAGCTACATACAGAATGTCGGGTTCGCAACTCTCAGGATAGTTCTGGAAAAGTAATTCCAATACCAGGCGTTCAATCGATCTCTGATCAAATAAATGGCCATGTTGTCCCTTTTGTGCGCCCAGATGAATACATTAAAGTGATCAATGATGAGGTTGGGCGGGCCCTAGCTCAGGAAAGTCCTTTCTATGATATGGACTCAGGAGACGAGAGATGGCTGGACGAACTGAATTCCAACCGTTCTGATGCTATGGATGGCAGCTTTGATGCTATTTCAAGAGAGGACTTTGAGAGGATTATATCTATCTTTGAAAAGGATGCTTATAATAATCCTGATGAGGATCCTGATTTTGAAAGGTTGGCGGGACGCTGTGCGGATGTACTGGGCAGGGAGATTCTACTTGCTCTGTATGACTATTGGATAAAGAAGAGGAGCGCAAAAGGCGTAGCTTTGCTCAGGGTTTTTCAG CAGGGTCAGCCGGTGAGAAGAGCACAGTTAAAatcattttttagaaaaaagagatcTTTTAAGAGACAACGAAGCCAAGCTGGAAGAGGGAAATCTGAGACACTTTTACCAGGTCGAGGGAAGCCCGAGACATTTCTAGAGG AGGCGGAGAAAGAGGAGGCTTTGCAGAGGATCCAAGAAGCCGACAGTGCAGCGAACAAAGCGGTGGAGACGGCCATTCAACTCCGCCAGAGAGCTCAAACCCTAATGGCGAACGCCAACCTGGCGGTGTACAAATCCATCATGGCCCTTCATATTGCGGAGTCGCTCCAGCTGTCGCAGTCTCCTGATCTTTCATCTTGCCTTCTCGAATCTGAAGGCGATGTTTAG
- the LOC109707295 gene encoding uncharacterized protein LOC109707295 isoform X3 yields the protein MRRHARSEKRRRIVPDLGGGAAAEDPAAEIGSRVFPLRAPPPTASPVAMPTVGTRRSTKIFVPKSKNASSLPSSAVDAEEEAAAARVLRSGKRLALSKPVEKPTQGRDEWLRLLGGGSGGSDHRWSRDGERKGILGVSHGSRETDRKGLAPHTAGTFRHEASPADPLRAGAGAGAGAGSFPIVYARRKRPRPSDTGSASSPSSTGDVNLNKDKKYGIVFTRKQRRKRPNGGPTLAEEAELSIPCRSRNLAASVGIPECDVVTHLDGPILLAALVESKSSSLGRFSRLLVSILRCMRISRVRIRELCTLLLGGSVAGVFSLHGVHFLPVRCGKNNDVMWGVTAASCGLCNIYGARKFTPMLWVNFSALPSYFISLHVALLLGALYLPAVLRRYLMGSPANMSLDVEIEENDSDVHVETGSAGANLPVSLIPTLEKDKRLSIKEVLTQSTEDGDTAHGLRLQKHQKKRSSLRHSRSRHLPLRKNTVVSPSEAKRSSLLEPINVKALDSSLSDLLSNIDENGSLTPIGSHGKQKRSAVNSPIERMKEKLALAEVKQNIDSVHCKANILAVHSDMCSREEGAEIMLEVSDNNEWFLAVKVQDDTRIFYKPNDLRPCVVNRFTHAYMWTVEDGWKLEFLEKWDWLLFKELHTECRVRNSQDSSGKVIPIPGVQSISDQINGHVVPFVRPDEYIKVINDEVGRALAQESPFYDMDSGDERWLDELNSNRSDAMDGSFDAISREDFERIISIFEKDAYNNPDEDPDFERLAGRCADVLGREILLALYDYWIKKRSAKGVALLRVFQQGQPVRRAQLKSFFRKKRSFKRQRSQAGRGKSETLLPGRGKPETFLEER from the exons ATGAGAAGGCATGCGAGATCTGAGAAGCGGCGGAGGATCGTGCCGGATctcggcggcggagcggcggcggaggacccGGCGGCGGAGATTGGGTCCAGGGTTTTCCCCCTGCGGGCGCCGCCGCCCACGGCCTCGCCGGTGGCTATGCCTACGGTGGGGACTCGGCGGTCGACCAAGATCTTCGTCCCCAAGTCCAAGAACGCCTCCTCCCTCCCCTCCAGCGCTGTAGACGCCGAAGAGGAGGCCGCGGCCGCGAGGGTGCTTCGCTCCGGGAAGCGCCTCGCCTTGTCGAAGCCCGTCGAGAAGCCGACGCAGGGCCGGGACGAGTGGCTGCGTCTTctcggcggcggcagcggcggcagcgaTCACCGATGGTCCAGGGACGGCGAGAGGAAGGGGATTCTCGGCGTTTCCCATGGCTCACGGGAGACTGATCGGAAAGGGCTCGCACCGCACACGGCCGGTACCTTCCGCCACGAGGCTTCCCCTGCAGATCCTTTgagggcgggggcgggggcgggggcgggggcggggtcGTTTCCGATCGTTTACGCGCGGCGGAAGCGGCCGAGACCGTCTGATACCGGCTCGGCTTCTTCACCTTCGTCGACAGGGGATGTGAATTTAAACAAGGATAAGAAGTATGGGATTGTATTTACGAGGAAGCAGCGCAGGAAGAGGCCGAACGGGGGCCCGACCTTGGCTGAAGAAGCAGAGCTCAGTATACCATGTCGTTCTAGAAATTTGGCTGCGAGTGTTGGGATTCCGGAGTGCGACGTCGTGACACATTTGGACGGTCCAATTCTACTCGCCGCGCTAGTAGAGTCCAAATCTAGTAGTTTGGGACGGTTCTCGCGTCTTCTTGTATCAATTTTGCGATGTATGAGGATATCTAGGGTGAGGATTCGGGAATTATGTACATTATTGTTGGGGGGTTCCGTGGCCGGCGTTTTTTCTCTCCATGGGGTTCATTTCTTACCAGTTAGGTGCGGGAAGAACAAC GATGTAATGTGGGGAGTTACTGCCGCTTCTTGTGGGTTGTGCAACATTTACGGTGCACGGAAGTTCACTCCTATGTTGTGGGTTAATTTCTCCGCTCTTCCGTCCTACTTTATAAGCTTGCATGTTGCTCTACTTCTTGGGGCGCTATATCTACCTGCTGTTCTTAGGAGGTACTTAATGGGTTCGCCCGCAAACATGTCTCTGGACGTTGAGATCGAAGAAAATGACTCTGATGTTCATGTCGAGACAGGTTCTGCGGGGGCTAATCTTCCAGTTTCTCTGATTCCTACTCTGGAAAAAGACAAACGGTTATCCATCAAGGAAGTTCTCACACAGTCAACAGAAGATGGAGACACCGCACATGGCTTAAGGCTTCAGAAACATCAAAAGAAGAGAAGTTCTTTAAGACATTCACGAAGTCGTCATCTCCCCTTGAGGAAGAACACTGTTGTGAGCCCTTCAGAAGCTAAAAGATCTTCTTTGCTAGAGCCTATTAATGTGAAAGCACTCGATTCTTCACTTAGTGATCTCTTGAGCAATATAGATGAGAATGGCAGTTTGACGCCAATCGGGTCTCATGGGAAACAGAAGAGATCTGCTGTAAATAGTCCTATAGAGCGAATGAAGGAGAAATTAGCTTTGGCGGAGGTGAAGCAGAACATCGATTCGGTCCATTGCAAGGCGAACATTTTGGCTGTTCATTCAGACATGTGTTCTAGAGAAGAAGGGGCGGAGATCATGTTAGAAGTATCGGATAATAATGAGTGGTTTCTAGCTGTGAAGGTGCAAGATGATACAAGGATCTTCTACAAGCCAAACGATTTGAGGCCCTGTGTTGTCAATCGTTTCACTCATGCCTATATGTGGACAGTGGAGGACGGGTGGAAGCTTGAGTTTTTGGAAAAGTGGGATTGGCTTTTGTTTAAAGAGCTACATACAGAATGTCGGGTTCGCAACTCTCAGGATAGTTCTGGAAAAGTAATTCCAATACCAGGCGTTCAATCGATCTCTGATCAAATAAATGGCCATGTTGTCCCTTTTGTGCGCCCAGATGAATACATTAAAGTGATCAATGATGAGGTTGGGCGGGCCCTAGCTCAGGAAAGTCCTTTCTATGATATGGACTCAGGAGACGAGAGATGGCTGGACGAACTGAATTCCAACCGTTCTGATGCTATGGATGGCAGCTTTGATGCTATTTCAAGAGAGGACTTTGAGAGGATTATATCTATCTTTGAAAAGGATGCTTATAATAATCCTGATGAGGATCCTGATTTTGAAAGGTTGGCGGGACGCTGTGCGGATGTACTGGGCAGGGAGATTCTACTTGCTCTGTATGACTATTGGATAAAGAAGAGGAGCGCAAAAGGCGTAGCTTTGCTCAGGGTTTTTCAG CAGGGTCAGCCGGTGAGAAGAGCACAGTTAAAatcattttttagaaaaaagagatcTTTTAAGAGACAACGAAGCCAAGCTGGAAGAGGGAAATCTGAGACACTTTTACCAGGTCGAGGGAAGCCCGAGACATTTCTAGAGG AGAGATGA